The following proteins are encoded in a genomic region of Polyodon spathula isolate WHYD16114869_AA chromosome 38, ASM1765450v1, whole genome shotgun sequence:
- the LOC121304614 gene encoding protein PET100 homolog, mitochondrial: MGVKLEVFRMLLYLSFPVTMFWISNQAEYFEEYVVKRKREIYPPDEKMQRKELEDFKQRMRERKEQRLLKQLGLAEAQKE, translated from the exons ATGGGAGTCAAGCTTGAAGTGTTCCgg ATGCTGCTGTATCTGTCATTCCCAGTGACTATGTTCTGGATCTCCAATCAAGCTGAGTACTTTGAGGAATATGTGGTGAAGCGAAAG agGGAGATTTACCCACCGGATGAGAAGATGCAG AGGAAGGAGCTGGAGGATTTCAAGCAGAGAATGCGCGAGCGGAAAGAACAGAGGCTTCTGAAGCAGCTTGGCCTGGCTGAAGCACAGAAAGAGTGA
- the LOC121304580 gene encoding resistin-like, translating to MKMRVVVLLAVIAMFCAADAQKCPLDDLMSSLTKSAASAVMEKMTLSCIDVSARGSLVNCPGGYKPTGCSCGNACGSWDIRNDQTCHCQCANQDWTAARCCKIAMN from the exons ATGAAGATGAGAGTTGTTGTGTTGCTGGCTGTGATCGCTATGTTCTGTGCTGCCGACGCTCAGAAATGTCCTCTGGATGATTTGATGAGCAGCCTGACCAAATCTGCGG CCTCTGCAGTGATGGAGAAAATGACTCTGTCCTGCATTGATGTCTCAGCGAGAGGGAGCCTGGTGAATTGTCCTGGAG GTTACAAGCCGACAGGCTGCTCCTGCGGCAATGCCTGTGGCTCCTGGGATATCCGCAATGACCAGACCTGCCACTGCCAGTGTGCAAACCAGGACTGGACCGCTGCACGCTGCTGCAAGATAGCCATGAACTAG
- the LOC121304579 gene encoding resistin-like yields the protein MKMRVVVLLAVIVVFCAADAQKCALDDLMSSLTKSTASAVLQNVTLSCTDVQSRGYQAECPKGYKPTCCSCTNAGCYWDISDDQTCRCQCAKPITTTVNRIGVIARCCKIAM from the exons ATGAAGATGAGGGTTGTCGTGTTGCTGGCTGTGATCGTTGTGTTCTGTGCTGCAGATGCTCAGAAATGTGCTCTGGATGATTTGATGAGCAGCCTGACCAAATCTACGG CCTCTGCAGTGCTGCAGAACGTGACTCTGTCCTGCACTGATGTCCAAAGTAGAGGGTACCAGGCGGAATGTCCTAAAG GTTACAAGCCGACATGCTGCTCCTGCACTAATGCCGGCTGCTACTGGGATATCAGCGATGACCAGACCTGCCGCTGCCAGTGTGCAAAGCCGATTACGACAACTGTAAACCGGATCGGGGTCATCGCACGCTGCTGCAAGATTGCCATGTAG
- the LOC121304578 gene encoding resistin-like yields MKMRVVVLLAVIAMFCAADAQTCAMDNLMSSLTQSVASAMLQRVTLSCTDVSARGSLVTCPRGYKPTGCSCGNACGSWDIQNDQTCHCQCANQDWTSARCCRIAMN; encoded by the exons ATGAAGATGAGAGTTGTTGTGTTGCTGGCTGTGATCGCTATGTTCTGTGCTGCCGACGCTCAGACATGTGCTATGGATAATCTGATGAGCAGCCTGACCCAATCCGTGG CCTCTGCAATGCTGCAGAGAGTGACTCTGTCCTGCACGGATGTCTCAGCTAGAGGGAGCCTGGTGACTTGTCCCAGAG GTTACAAGCCGACAGGCTGCTCCTGCGGCAATGCCTGTGGTTCCTGGGATATCCAAAATGACCAAACCTGCCACTGCCAGTGTGCGAACCAGGACTGGACTTCTGCACGCTGCTGCAGGATAGCCATGAACTAG